A DNA window from Pirellulales bacterium contains the following coding sequences:
- a CDS encoding anaerobic glycerol-3-phosphate dehydrogenase subunit C, translating into MDPDQRRIEEDLRGQLDGSVRCDDLFTQLYATDASIYEVRPLGVVRPRHAGDVAAAVRYAAEHGISIHARGAGSGLAGESLGRGLVVDFSCYLRRIGAIDDDSVVAQAGVVVAQLNAALAKRGRLLGPDPATAQVTTIGGTLSVDSSGSRWPAYGSARDHVLEIEAVLADGQIVRLRRNHVADVPVQPSAADDLASQHAERLAAGVRAICDKHREPLAANPVKACVDRSGYWLPQAVHAEGVDLARLLVGSEGTLALITEAKLATAPLPPYSGSVMLFFNSLERAAAAAALLAERQIQACDLMDRRHLTLARESDPRYEFLIPAATEAVLLVEQAASTADELRYALLSVVDLLVTKQRLAVDAHLAADAHDDALLWQLARRYTPTLYRLRGATRPVPFVEDVAVPPARLEEYLRLAQETLKRFQVTASIFVHASHGQLHLRPLIDLSSPAEVARLDDLALALYEHAWQLEGTISGEHGEGLSRTPFAERQHGPRLAAFRELKDLFDPQGILNPGKKLPIDPRRVSDRLRKVTASQPVESASEPERLFDLQLSWSADDMALTARACNGCGACRTQDEATRMCPIFRHAPREEASPRAKANLARGMLTGSLPREIMLEDAAKKVADLCVHCHMCRLECPAGADIPKLMVEAKAQYVATNGLPVADTLLARIDDLCRWASRVPQLANWAIGNRWSRWVLERTLGIAQGRKLPRFSRKPFLRRAVQRRLHKLPVDERTAGPKALILVDTFANYCDPQLAEAFVAVLEHNGVEVFVPAEQQQAAMPLVAAGFVERARRVAEKNVAVMAEAVRQGYTVVSTEPSAILAVRHEYLHLLPGDADAELISQNAMEACQYLWRLHQQGVLRLDFEPLPLKLGYHKPCHMAALDAGDPAVHLLNLVPDLHVRRLEHGCSGIAGLYGFKRSNYRNSLRVGLPLMTAMRTGRFHAGTTECSTCRVQMEQGAAKPTVHPVKLLALAYGLMPEVRDLLHRPASELVVR; encoded by the coding sequence ATGGACCCTGACCAGCGCCGCATCGAGGAGGACTTGCGCGGCCAGCTTGACGGGTCCGTGCGGTGCGATGATCTGTTCACGCAGCTCTACGCGACCGACGCCAGCATCTACGAAGTTCGCCCGCTCGGGGTCGTGCGTCCTCGCCATGCGGGGGACGTCGCGGCCGCGGTTCGCTACGCGGCCGAGCATGGCATTTCGATCCACGCCCGGGGAGCCGGCTCGGGGCTCGCCGGCGAGTCGCTCGGGCGGGGGCTGGTCGTCGACTTCTCCTGCTATCTGCGGCGGATCGGCGCCATCGACGACGACTCGGTCGTCGCCCAAGCCGGAGTCGTCGTCGCCCAACTCAACGCGGCTCTGGCGAAGCGCGGTCGTCTGTTGGGGCCCGACCCGGCCACCGCCCAGGTGACCACGATTGGCGGCACGCTGTCGGTCGATTCGTCGGGGAGCCGCTGGCCCGCGTACGGCTCGGCCCGCGACCACGTGCTGGAAATCGAAGCCGTGCTCGCAGACGGACAAATCGTCCGTCTGCGGCGCAATCACGTCGCCGACGTCCCTGTTCAACCATCAGCAGCCGACGACCTCGCATCGCAGCACGCCGAGCGGTTGGCTGCCGGAGTGCGGGCGATCTGCGACAAACATCGCGAGCCCTTGGCCGCGAACCCGGTGAAAGCCTGCGTCGACCGCAGCGGTTATTGGCTGCCGCAGGCCGTGCATGCCGAAGGAGTCGATCTCGCGCGGCTGTTGGTCGGCAGCGAGGGGACGCTCGCCTTGATCACCGAGGCGAAGCTGGCCACAGCGCCGCTGCCGCCTTACTCCGGCAGCGTCATGCTGTTCTTCAACTCGTTGGAGCGGGCGGCGGCCGCGGCTGCGCTGCTGGCTGAGCGCCAAATCCAAGCCTGCGATCTCATGGATCGCCGGCATTTGACGCTCGCCCGCGAGTCGGATCCGAGGTACGAGTTTCTCATCCCCGCGGCGACCGAGGCGGTGTTGCTCGTCGAGCAAGCCGCATCGACCGCCGACGAGTTGCGTTACGCGCTCTTGTCGGTCGTCGACTTGCTCGTCACGAAACAGCGTTTGGCGGTTGACGCCCATCTGGCGGCCGACGCGCACGACGATGCATTGTTGTGGCAGCTCGCGCGTCGCTACACCCCCACGTTGTACCGCCTGCGGGGAGCGACCCGCCCCGTGCCGTTCGTCGAAGACGTCGCCGTCCCCCCCGCGCGGCTCGAGGAATATTTGCGGCTCGCCCAGGAGACGCTCAAGCGATTTCAGGTCACCGCCTCGATCTTCGTCCACGCGTCGCACGGGCAATTGCATCTTCGTCCGCTGATCGATTTGTCGTCTCCCGCCGAAGTGGCGCGGCTCGACGATCTCGCCCTCGCGCTCTACGAGCACGCCTGGCAACTCGAGGGAACGATTAGCGGCGAGCATGGCGAAGGGCTGAGCCGGACGCCGTTCGCCGAGCGGCAACACGGGCCCCGCCTGGCTGCGTTTCGCGAACTCAAGGATCTGTTCGATCCGCAGGGGATCCTCAATCCGGGCAAGAAACTGCCGATCGACCCCCGCCGCGTCAGCGATCGGTTGCGAAAGGTCACGGCGTCGCAGCCTGTCGAGTCGGCGTCCGAGCCGGAGCGACTGTTCGATTTGCAACTCTCCTGGAGCGCCGACGACATGGCGCTGACGGCCCGGGCATGCAACGGCTGCGGGGCCTGCCGCACGCAGGACGAGGCGACGCGGATGTGCCCCATCTTCCGCCATGCCCCGCGCGAGGAGGCGTCGCCTCGGGCCAAGGCGAACCTCGCCCGCGGGATGCTCACCGGCAGCTTGCCCCGCGAGATCATGCTCGAAGACGCCGCCAAGAAGGTCGCCGACCTCTGCGTCCACTGCCACATGTGCCGGCTCGAGTGCCCGGCCGGGGCGGACATCCCGAAGCTGATGGTCGAGGCGAAGGCGCAATACGTGGCGACCAACGGGCTCCCCGTGGCCGACACGCTGTTGGCGCGGATTGACGACCTGTGCCGGTGGGCGTCGCGCGTGCCGCAGCTCGCGAATTGGGCGATCGGCAATCGGTGGTCGCGCTGGGTGCTGGAAAGAACGCTCGGAATCGCCCAAGGGCGCAAGCTGCCGCGGTTCAGCCGCAAGCCGTTTCTGCGTCGCGCAGTGCAGCGCCGGCTTCACAAACTGCCGGTGGACGAGCGGACGGCAGGGCCCAAGGCGCTGATCTTGGTCGACACGTTCGCCAACTACTGCGACCCGCAGTTGGCCGAGGCGTTCGTGGCGGTGCTTGAGCACAACGGGGTCGAGGTCTTCGTCCCCGCCGAGCAGCAGCAGGCCGCGATGCCGCTGGTGGCCGCGGGCTTCGTCGAGCGGGCCCGTCGCGTCGCCGAGAAGAACGTCGCCGTCATGGCCGAAGCGGTGCGGCAAGGCTACACGGTCGTCTCGACCGAGCCGTCGGCGATCCTGGCCGTCAGGCACGAGTATCTGCACCTGCTCCCCGGCGACGCCGACGCGGAACTGATCTCGCAGAACGCCATGGAGGCATGCCAGTACCTGTGGCGACTGCATCAGCAGGGAGTCCTCCGGCTCGACTTTGAACCGCTGCCGCTTAAGCTCGGCTACCACAAGCCGTGCCATATGGCGGCGCTTGACGCGGGGGATCCGGCGGTCCATTTGCTCAATCTCGTTCCCGACTTGCATGTCCGCCGATTGGAGCACGGTTGCAGCGGGATCGCCGGGCTGTACGGATTCAAGCGGAGCAATTACCGCAACAGCCTGCGGGTCGGGCTGCCGCTGATGACGGCGATGCGCACCGGTCGCTTCCATGCCGGGACGACCGAGTGCAGCACTTGCCGCGTGCAGATGGAGCAAGGCGCCGCCAAGCCGACGGTCCACCCCGTCAAGCTGCTCGCCTTGGCGTACGGATTGATGCCGGAGGTTCGCGATCTGCTGCATCGCCCGGCGTCGGAACTGGTGGTACGATGA
- the folE gene encoding GTP cyclohydrolase I FolE, whose amino-acid sequence MPTTSRDAGSLSGEIDDAPPAAADDAIVDLPRIERAVREILAAVGEDPDREGLRETPARVARMYKELFSGLHSDPRVHLQKFFTEKYDEMVLVKDISFNSMCEHHMLPFIGKAHIGYVPNGKVVGLSKLARVVEEVSRRPQVQERMTEQIADLLVEELQVKGVAVVIEAAHSCMSIRGVRKPGSVCVTSAMKGLFRSNLSSRSEIMTLIYGNQS is encoded by the coding sequence ATGCCCACGACTTCTCGCGACGCCGGCAGCCTCTCCGGCGAAATCGACGACGCCCCCCCCGCAGCGGCCGACGACGCCATCGTCGACCTGCCGCGGATTGAACGGGCCGTGCGTGAAATTCTGGCCGCCGTGGGCGAGGACCCGGACCGCGAAGGATTGCGCGAGACGCCGGCCCGCGTCGCCCGGATGTACAAGGAACTGTTCAGCGGGCTTCACAGCGATCCGCGGGTTCACCTGCAAAAGTTTTTCACCGAAAAGTACGACGAGATGGTCCTCGTCAAGGACATTTCGTTCAACAGCATGTGCGAGCACCACATGTTGCCGTTCATCGGCAAGGCCCACATCGGCTATGTCCCGAACGGCAAGGTCGTGGGGCTGAGCAAGTTGGCCCGCGTCGTCGAGGAAGTCTCACGCCGCCCGCAGGTGCAGGAGCGGATGACCGAGCAGATCGCCGACCTGTTGGTCGAGGAACTGCAGGTGAAAGGGGTCGCGGTGGTGATCGAGGCGGCCCACTCCTGCATGTCGATTCGCGGAGTTCGCAAGCCGGGGAGCGTCTGCGTCACCTCGGCGATGAAGGGGCTGTTCCGCTCGAACCTATCGAGCCGCTCGGAGATCATGACTCTGATCTACGGCAACCAGAGTTAG
- the nth gene encoding endonuclease III, with product MPAPKRARAAAKGKPAARKATARKPALALAERKKQAARVVKQLKRDFPEVECALEHETPFHLLVATILSAQCTDERVNQVTPGLFKKYPDPAAFAAAPLASIEKAVQSTGFFRNKAKNIQACSRALVEEHDGEVPQTLDELTALAGVGRKTANVVLGTAFGLPTGVVVDTHVQRLSQRLGLTEFADAVKIERDLMELVPQDEWIGFSHRLIFHGRQVCKARKPACDGCSMKSFCPKNGVAG from the coding sequence ATGCCCGCCCCCAAACGTGCTCGTGCGGCGGCGAAGGGAAAGCCCGCCGCGAGGAAAGCTACGGCAAGGAAGCCCGCGCTCGCACTTGCCGAGCGGAAGAAGCAAGCCGCCCGAGTCGTCAAGCAACTCAAGCGAGACTTTCCCGAGGTCGAGTGCGCACTGGAGCACGAGACGCCGTTCCACCTGCTGGTGGCGACGATCTTGTCGGCCCAGTGCACCGACGAGCGGGTCAACCAAGTGACCCCGGGACTCTTCAAAAAGTATCCCGATCCCGCCGCATTCGCCGCGGCGCCTCTGGCGTCGATTGAGAAAGCGGTCCAAAGCACCGGCTTCTTTCGCAACAAGGCCAAGAACATCCAGGCCTGCAGCCGGGCGCTGGTCGAAGAGCATGACGGCGAGGTCCCGCAAACGCTCGACGAACTGACTGCGTTGGCCGGGGTCGGTCGCAAGACGGCGAATGTCGTGCTCGGGACCGCGTTCGGACTGCCGACGGGGGTGGTCGTCGACACGCACGTCCAACGGCTCAGCCAACGGCTGGGGCTCACCGAATTCGCCGACGCCGTGAAGATCGAACGGGACCTGATGGAACTGGTCCCGCAAGACGAATGGATCGGTTTTTCGCACCGGCTGATCTTTCACGGCCGGCAGGTCTGTAAGGCCCGCAAGCCGGCGTGCGACGGCTGT
- a CDS encoding LON peptidase substrate-binding domain-containing protein, translating to MLPWNADDLAFDESTFSGVGRLFPLPNLVMFPHVMQPLHIFEQRYRTMLNEALDSDGLLAMGVVTGDFESERPPVCPHVCLGKVVTHHRLDDGRYNVLLLGMRRARIVSELPDDRPFRRAELELLDDFAPTAGDDDRAELQRELTERFGESLQGSALVDEAIRSFLSDEAPLGVLTDLVSFAAPLGLEEKCALLAEGNVDRRAKLLNRWLRSHAKGASTQPPAPKFAAQKSSLRFPPRFSSN from the coding sequence ATGTTGCCTTGGAACGCTGACGACCTCGCCTTTGACGAATCCACGTTTTCCGGCGTCGGGCGGCTGTTTCCCCTGCCGAATCTGGTGATGTTTCCGCACGTCATGCAGCCGCTGCATATCTTCGAGCAGCGGTATCGCACGATGCTCAACGAGGCCCTCGACAGCGACGGCCTGTTGGCGATGGGGGTCGTCACCGGCGACTTCGAGTCCGAGCGGCCGCCGGTTTGTCCCCACGTCTGCCTCGGCAAGGTGGTCACCCATCACCGGCTCGACGACGGGCGGTACAACGTCCTGCTGTTGGGGATGCGGCGAGCGCGGATCGTGAGCGAACTGCCGGACGACCGGCCCTTTCGTCGAGCCGAGCTGGAGCTGCTCGACGATTTCGCCCCGACCGCGGGAGACGACGATCGGGCGGAGTTGCAGCGCGAACTGACTGAGCGGTTCGGCGAATCGCTGCAGGGGAGCGCCCTGGTCGACGAAGCAATTCGCAGTTTTCTGTCCGACGAGGCGCCCCTGGGGGTGCTGACCGATCTGGTGAGCTTCGCCGCTCCGCTGGGGCTTGAGGAAAAGTGCGCCTTGCTGGCCGAGGGGAACGTCGATCGCCGGGCCAAGCTGCTCAATCGCTGGCTTCGCAGCCATGCGAAGGGGGCGTCCACGCAGCCGCCGGCGCCGAAATTTGCCGCGCAGAAGTCCTCGTTGCGGTTCCCGCCCCGATTCAGCTCGAATTGA
- a CDS encoding MoaD/ThiS family protein gives MNLTVRLFAAARERAGVGEAVVDLPIGATVADVQAALAEACPALGPLLPSCLIAVNAEYAAEGRVVCEGDELALIPPVSGG, from the coding sequence ATGAATCTCACGGTGCGATTGTTCGCCGCCGCCCGCGAACGGGCCGGGGTCGGGGAAGCGGTCGTCGATCTCCCGATCGGCGCGACCGTGGCCGACGTTCAGGCAGCGCTTGCGGAGGCCTGCCCTGCCTTGGGCCCGCTGTTGCCGAGTTGTTTGATTGCGGTGAACGCCGAGTATGCAGCCGAAGGGCGCGTCGTTTGCGAGGGGGACGAGCTGGCGCTGATCCCCCCGGTCAGCGGAGGCTAA
- a CDS encoding DUF309 domain-containing protein — protein sequence MPAEPLSDADEALVDDALYRQGIEHFNACDFFEAHEVWEELWTDYRGPLRKFFQGLIQSAVALHHFGNGNLRGARKVYGTSRAYLTDYRPGQLGLDLDKFLAEFDRCFAPLVDDPDAMRGIEVDPETIPEIHLQADSA from the coding sequence ATGCCTGCCGAGCCGCTCTCCGACGCCGATGAAGCCCTCGTCGACGACGCCCTTTACCGGCAGGGGATCGAGCATTTCAACGCCTGCGACTTCTTCGAGGCCCACGAGGTGTGGGAGGAGTTGTGGACCGACTATCGCGGTCCTCTGCGAAAGTTTTTTCAGGGGTTGATCCAGTCGGCGGTGGCCCTGCACCACTTCGGCAACGGCAATCTCCGCGGGGCCCGCAAGGTGTACGGCACGAGCCGGGCGTACCTGACCGACTATCGCCCCGGGCAGTTGGGACTCGATCTGGACAAGTTCCTCGCCGAGTTCGACCGTTGTTTCGCCCCGCTTGTCGACGACCCCGACGCGATGAGAGGGATCGAAGTCGATCCCGAGACGATTCCGGAGATTCACCTGCAAGCCGACTCCGCCTAA